The genomic stretch aaagaaaataataatttgaagaagaaaaaaaggaaagaaagaggaatCAGCTGGCAATACACAAGATCAACCATGTCAACCTGCCCCCTGAGATAGTAGAATTTCTCATTTGAGCCAAGGACAGAGAATTTAATCGTTtccaatttcaaaaatgactttaaatcgTGCAGCCAGGACATGTTTGAAGAGGGTGGCGTTCTTACAATTTAGTCACAAAACCCACATAAACAATATGTTCTTATTCTACAAACTATTGCTGTTATAGGCTGACTCAAAACCCCGCAAAAACACTGGAATGACCAATCAAATCAGCTTTTTCTATGATATAACCACCTGACGGTCTGTAaatagttaaaacaaaaagaaaagaaaagacagaatcTCACTAACCCTTATCATCACAGTGTGCTGTCCAGGAATATCCTTCAGCGGAGGAAGCGGTGCGCCACATTCAGGCATTCTCTTCAGCTCACCAATTGGCGTCCCCAGCCATTTGACATCAGGCTTGACAGCAGCAGAGGTATTTCCCTTGTCTCCATCCTGTTTGTCTGGAGACTTATCTGACTTGCCCCGTCTCACAGGTAAATCTGGTGATGAGATCCCTGAAAAGAAGTCtgttattttggcattttgtttgaCAGAACCCTTTGCTGAGCATGTCTCCATTTCCTCTTTCTCTAATCCATCATAATTTTGGGCAGGTGCCTGTCTTAGCTCACTCCTTGCAGGATCCTTGGAGGCTGGTGACACAGGAGTGTCCTCATCGAGGTTTGGTGGTGTCAAAGGTTGCGTTTCTTCATCTGAGTCAGATACAGTAtgcttttcagctttttggcAGTCTAGAACCTGAGCTGAAGTGCTTTGAAAGCTACCATCATCCGCGATCTCTACATCCTCTTGGGTTTGGCACACTTCAGCTGTACTTTTTTGGGGCTTAACCAACCATCGTCCAAGAGTATTTCTGATCTTCTGTTGCGATCTGGGGCCAATTCTTTGATGGAAACGTTTTGTCTTAACACCTCGCAAATGATCTGCTCCAGTCTTTGGCTGCATATCCATCTTCGTGTCGGTGTTGTTTTGCCTCCTTTTGTGATCTACTGTTGCATTATCTCTGCTCTGAATACATAAAGATGAGACtgaagaatagaaaaaaaaattaaaagagggaaatacaaataaatactcTGCCAGAAAAATATTAGTTAAGCAAACTACCTTGGGGAGAAGATGAAGGGGCACTGATTTCAATCCTGAGTCTCTTTGCTACAGATTCAAAGTCTGTCAGCGCAGTCATCCTAAACAAGTAGCAACACATTAGACATGTCAACATATTTTGAGACAGGTGCGTCTTGGCGGctaaataaagatgaaaaaacactgGATGTACACTCACAATACAACTTGAGCTGATACCAGGATTGAAGTGTTATTTGGTTTCGTCCAAACTTGTTTCTTGGGCAGTCCTTTTTTCAGTAGGTGAGCAAATCTTAAAATATGGTATGCAGCCATACATGACGCTATCAAACTTTTTCAAGCAAGTACATGTCGGTGCTTTTACGTTATTGTTTCAGTCAGTGGTTAGGAACATAACGTTTACTTACTTCTCCGTGTTGCCGACTAACTAATGAGCGTTAGCGAAGCACCGATAGTGAAAGAAGACGTTGTTTCGTAAGTTAATATATTTCAGACTTTTGCCGTCGGTCTTTATAAGTTTCTGTACAACAAAAAGGTGACAGACAATCCAAAAAACACTGTGGACAAACCATTAGCTAGCTTACATGCTAACTAGCTTTGGACTTCAACGGCTTGTTCAAATAACCGAAAAACAATTTAGAAAAGCGTCAGGCACTAGAGCACGTATAGCATAAACTCCAAGCTTTCGGTTAAAATTAGTTGAAGCGTACGCCACAGGAACATTTGTCGGTTTTAGTAAATCTCAAAATGCACAATGGTACTTAAAAGTGTCCCTGAACCCTGCAATAACAGTGCAGCTGTTCAACGCTAGAAGACTTCCGCGCGCCAGTTACGTAGCATCTGCTGAAATATCGCGAGATTTTCACAAGCAACCTCTCGATGGTTTATAATGGCAAAGCCtattaaaatactgtatattgatGTATTAATACCAACAATTTCCCCCCAAATATGAAcaataaatgcact from Plectropomus leopardus isolate mb unplaced genomic scaffold, YSFRI_Pleo_2.0 unplaced_scaffold25876, whole genome shotgun sequence encodes the following:
- the LOC121966782 gene encoding poly(ADP-ribose) glycohydrolase-like — translated: MAAYHILRFAHLLKKGLPKKQVWTKPNNTSILVSAQVVLMTALTDFESVAKRLRIEISAPSSSPQVSSLCIQSRDNATVDHKRRQNNTDTKMDMQPKTGADHLRGVKTKRFHQRIGPRSQQKIRNTLGRWLVKPQKSTAEVCQTQEDVEIADDGSFQSTSAQVLDCQKAEKHTVSDSDEETQPLTPPNLDEDTPVSPASKDPARSELRQAPAQNYDGLEKEEMETCSAKGSVKQNAKITDFFSGISSPDLPVRRGKSDKSPDKQDGDKGNTSAAVKPDVKWLGTPIGELKRMPECGAPLPPLKDIPGQHTVMIRTDLLQSGKVPVPYPTKFKDTWDDVHVKMPCSNSNLFPVQDE